From the genome of Phytohabitans rumicis, one region includes:
- the grpE gene encoding nucleotide exchange factor GrpE has product MLEEVDSTVVDPVVERLDALTGSVEDMRRDMAASRDRAAAQERVIERLHEENERLRSGERMLLLRPVLTDLLRLRNDLLRQAGTLPEEMSIAQTAELLESFAYSVEMALSRCGVEVVRPEVGTAFDPAGQRATRVVAAPSPQLDGTVAGVLGDGYLDTVTNRALAAATVLVQRWTEPTIVEAPAGPSN; this is encoded by the coding sequence GTGCTGGAGGAGGTTGACTCCACTGTGGTGGATCCGGTGGTTGAGCGCCTGGACGCCCTGACCGGGTCCGTGGAGGACATGCGGCGGGACATGGCGGCCAGCCGCGACCGGGCAGCCGCCCAGGAACGGGTGATCGAGCGCCTGCACGAGGAGAACGAGCGGCTGCGCTCCGGCGAGCGGATGCTGTTGCTCCGGCCCGTCCTCACGGATCTGCTGAGGCTGCGAAACGACCTGCTGCGGCAGGCCGGCACCCTGCCCGAGGAGATGTCCATCGCGCAGACGGCCGAACTGCTGGAGTCGTTCGCGTACTCCGTCGAGATGGCGCTGAGCCGCTGCGGCGTCGAGGTGGTGCGACCGGAGGTCGGCACGGCGTTCGACCCGGCCGGGCAGCGGGCCACCCGGGTGGTGGCGGCGCCGTCGCCGCAGCTCGACGGGACGGTCGCCGGCGTGCTCGGCGACGGATACCTGGACACCGTCACGAACCGCGCGCTCGCCGCGGCGACCGTCCTGGTCCAGCGGTGGACGGAACCCACCATCGTCGAGGCCCCCGCCGGGCCGTCCAACTAG
- a CDS encoding GTPase-associated protein 1-related protein, whose product MSDPTEPGFATFIYTDCRPGQGLNRSAGLQFQARSRDADQAAMPVVQRSLLYEAPDKWMRERRPVEAYPPSFAHVWDGWLATAAGRYLGKEANGSREGNQLTHSIVTREPAAYGLIRPAQLFRAPFWTGEPAASTDCPPVPAGWEPGPFDAEQAQKFVLDTPDGPALLLALLSALERLDTPQKRRILFVATEPEPVLRWIAAATLLLPQRRALAVGFKVFTPDPARAVQPVVAVHPDWDATTARVGNDLGYAVFDLVNGGCSEVEPTPSARRWVELFCTLDPFDVVDVIEVAAESTLDDQDAAMLGRTAILRERPTEQSARTLLGWLRDTPRDLLAAHRGTIVDLLAEGVDQWPLDVLLLFDEVSRSGQVPEDRMAPVRLALIRAELHRAHRHAEVTDVALPALPDHLWHPAYRDAAQASVIEALSTARPAAFDAILRVAARFDLPVRVGDIAEPAHRFVLHWADHPDLGYDVTAWPCGQELDDLLADELSGRIAAKPTLSPVIGDDWWRGRVKHLPGPHTHLDRAVAAASMVHMSEAKRRQLADYLIRDALGRPNPEQAVGDVVSLLWSRATPTYGELRDLRSVLPERAPVDPRVFVVLRHDLESGELTDDALALARAFVELGVWLPSRGVTEMLSADRTLQRLRDEAVKRTLTEQPPSNFTDKLKQLPARLIALRADELVGAMLRTESPRTVLAALEAVSIEIGEAYLRRLRHELREAGSLSHLTTAFFLGVNSQIGESYRKSLLLVVERWVNDASNKLLKRAEERIDAVSKDYGRVWRDFVSDFRRGPAGRMMRRLGG is encoded by the coding sequence ATGAGCGACCCGACCGAGCCCGGCTTCGCCACGTTCATCTACACCGATTGCCGTCCGGGCCAGGGCCTGAACAGGTCGGCCGGCCTCCAGTTCCAGGCCCGCTCCCGGGACGCCGACCAGGCGGCCATGCCCGTCGTCCAGCGCAGCCTGCTGTACGAGGCGCCGGACAAATGGATGCGCGAGCGGCGGCCTGTCGAGGCGTACCCGCCCTCGTTCGCGCACGTCTGGGACGGCTGGCTCGCCACCGCCGCCGGCCGCTACCTGGGCAAGGAGGCGAACGGCAGCCGCGAGGGCAACCAGCTCACGCACAGCATCGTCACCCGCGAGCCGGCCGCGTACGGCCTGATCCGCCCGGCCCAGCTCTTCCGGGCCCCGTTCTGGACCGGCGAACCGGCTGCCAGCACCGACTGCCCGCCCGTCCCGGCCGGCTGGGAGCCCGGCCCGTTCGACGCCGAGCAGGCGCAGAAGTTCGTCCTGGACACCCCGGACGGCCCGGCGTTGCTGCTCGCCCTGCTGTCCGCCCTGGAACGCCTGGACACGCCGCAGAAGCGGCGGATCCTCTTCGTGGCCACCGAGCCGGAGCCGGTGCTGCGCTGGATCGCCGCCGCCACCCTCCTGCTGCCGCAGCGCCGGGCCCTGGCAGTCGGCTTCAAGGTGTTCACGCCCGATCCGGCGCGGGCCGTCCAGCCGGTCGTCGCGGTGCACCCGGACTGGGACGCCACCACCGCCCGGGTCGGCAACGACCTCGGGTACGCGGTGTTCGACCTCGTCAACGGGGGCTGCAGCGAGGTGGAGCCGACCCCCAGCGCGCGGCGCTGGGTGGAGCTGTTCTGCACGCTGGACCCGTTCGACGTGGTCGACGTGATCGAGGTCGCGGCGGAGTCCACACTGGACGACCAGGACGCCGCCATGCTCGGCCGCACCGCGATCCTGCGCGAGCGCCCGACCGAGCAGTCCGCCCGGACCCTGCTGGGATGGCTGCGCGACACCCCGCGCGACCTGCTGGCCGCGCACCGGGGCACGATCGTCGACCTGCTCGCGGAGGGCGTCGACCAGTGGCCCTTGGATGTGCTGCTGCTGTTCGACGAGGTGTCCCGCTCCGGGCAGGTGCCCGAGGACCGGATGGCACCCGTGCGGCTGGCCCTGATCCGGGCCGAACTGCACCGCGCCCACCGGCACGCCGAGGTGACCGACGTCGCCCTGCCCGCGCTGCCGGACCACCTGTGGCACCCGGCGTATCGGGACGCGGCGCAGGCCAGCGTCATCGAGGCGCTGAGCACCGCGCGGCCGGCGGCGTTCGACGCGATCCTGCGGGTCGCCGCCCGGTTCGACCTGCCGGTACGCGTCGGCGACATCGCCGAGCCCGCCCACCGGTTCGTCCTGCACTGGGCGGACCACCCGGACCTGGGGTACGACGTGACCGCCTGGCCGTGCGGGCAGGAGCTGGACGACCTGCTCGCCGACGAGCTGAGCGGCCGCATCGCCGCCAAGCCGACGCTGAGCCCGGTGATCGGCGACGACTGGTGGCGCGGCCGGGTCAAGCACCTGCCGGGCCCGCACACCCACCTGGACCGGGCCGTCGCCGCCGCGTCGATGGTGCACATGAGCGAAGCCAAGCGCCGCCAGCTCGCCGACTATCTGATCCGGGACGCGCTGGGCCGGCCGAACCCGGAGCAGGCGGTGGGCGACGTGGTGTCGCTGCTGTGGTCCCGGGCCACGCCGACGTACGGCGAGCTGCGCGACCTGCGTTCGGTGCTCCCCGAGCGGGCGCCCGTCGACCCCCGGGTCTTCGTGGTGCTGCGGCACGACCTGGAAAGCGGTGAGCTGACGGACGACGCGCTCGCCCTCGCGCGGGCGTTCGTGGAGCTGGGCGTGTGGCTACCGAGCCGGGGCGTGACGGAGATGCTGTCCGCCGACCGGACGCTGCAGCGCCTGCGGGACGAGGCGGTCAAGCGCACGCTCACCGAGCAGCCCCCGTCGAACTTCACCGACAAGCTCAAGCAGCTGCCGGCGCGGCTGATCGCGCTGCGCGCCGACGAACTGGTGGGGGCGATGCTGCGCACCGAGTCGCCGCGCACCGTCCTGGCGGCGCTGGAGGCGGTTTCGATCGAGATCGGCGAGGCGTACCTCCGGCGGCTGCGGCACGAGCTGCGCGAGGCCGGCTCACTGTCCCACCTGACGACGGCGTTCTTCCTGGGCGTGAACTCGCAGATCGGCGAGTCCTACCGCAAGTCGCTCCTGCTGGTTGTCGAGCGCTGGGTCAACGACGCGTCGAACAAGCTGCTCAAGCGGGCCGAGGAGCGGATCGACGCGGTGAGCAAGGACTACGGCAGGGTGTGGCGGGACTTCGTATCCGACTTCCGGCGCGGCCCGGCGGGGCGGATGATGCGCCGCCTCGGCGGCTGA
- a CDS encoding vWA domain-containing protein: MPDWIRRDFGGVGLTQSPPGRHLAALQARYRGSVLLCIDVSSSMGCHEDGRTRVAHAVAGAERFVNDAVGANYDVGLVLWNSGIVRHVPLSRDPRPVLDGLRQARAAGGTNVNPALRLGIQQLGSLTGDRVMAIFGDGDIGPVAPALASSREAAALGIRIIVRGLGEYAAGQMAQIATEDAGDEPGAGVVHTAADIEHGIAGMAGALGLTALSRRGRS, translated from the coding sequence GTGCCCGACTGGATCAGGCGTGACTTCGGCGGCGTCGGGCTCACCCAGTCGCCGCCCGGTCGCCACCTCGCCGCCCTGCAGGCGCGGTACCGCGGCAGCGTCCTGCTCTGCATCGACGTGAGCAGCTCGATGGGGTGCCACGAGGACGGCCGTACCCGGGTGGCGCACGCCGTCGCGGGGGCCGAGCGCTTCGTCAACGACGCCGTCGGCGCCAACTACGACGTGGGTCTGGTGCTGTGGAACAGCGGGATCGTGCGGCACGTGCCGCTCTCGCGCGACCCGCGGCCGGTGCTCGACGGGCTACGCCAGGCCCGCGCCGCGGGCGGCACGAACGTCAACCCCGCGCTGCGCCTCGGCATCCAGCAGCTCGGGTCGCTGACCGGCGACCGGGTCATGGCGATCTTCGGAGACGGCGACATCGGTCCGGTCGCGCCCGCGCTGGCGTCGTCACGGGAGGCGGCGGCGCTCGGCATCCGGATCATCGTGCGTGGACTCGGCGAGTACGCGGCCGGGCAGATGGCGCAGATCGCCACCGAGGACGCCGGCGACGAGCCCGGCGCCGGCGTGGTGCACACCGCGGCCGACATCGAGCACGGGATCGCGGGCATGGCCGGCGCCCTCGGTCTCACCGCCCTGTCCCGGCGCGGGCGGTCATGA
- a CDS encoding Hsp70 family protein — translation MSEESVTYFGIDLGTTYSVISYVDTHGLPTVVRDEMAAAGTTPSAVFFESTDSIVVGASAKNVAKLFPDRVVQRVKREMGGTRQWEFDGKTYTAESISALILKQLAQHAEQETGQAVRQVVITVPAYFGMLERDATRNAGRIAGLDVIGIVPEPVAAALQYEVKSADGDKTVLVYDLGGGTFDTTVIRIAADTIDVLCTDGNQELGGTDWDDRLVKHLVDEFVAKASPTQDPVDDEHFMQELQLTAEDLKRQLSQVESRSVPLRFAGGSAMIEVTRATFEQITQDLLDDTLHYVDRTLEKLAGKLGVADPARHIDEVLLVGGSAKMPAVKARLAEKYGWEPKIHDPDLSVAKGAARFALSRALWDWDSGDSGATPPTAAEQQARVYELAKRTNVRPEALADLAAKQITNVLPKAFGIKLVDTDKPGWQADPDAASYIEHLVHADESLPSGPHVLNAGTVVPNQREVEVKIYEQAGATESRELSANKLVDHDKGIISGLPPLPAGAPIDVAMTINSEGLLTVTATEPVTEKKLTINVRVSVLSEQEVLDAQQLVSGLAVRA, via the coding sequence ATGTCGGAGGAGTCCGTCACGTACTTCGGGATCGACCTGGGCACCACCTATTCGGTGATCTCCTATGTGGATACCCACGGCCTGCCGACGGTCGTGCGCGACGAGATGGCGGCCGCGGGCACCACGCCGTCCGCGGTCTTTTTCGAGAGCACCGACAGCATCGTGGTGGGGGCCAGCGCGAAGAACGTCGCGAAGCTCTTCCCCGACCGCGTGGTGCAGCGGGTGAAGCGCGAGATGGGCGGCACCCGGCAGTGGGAGTTCGACGGCAAGACGTACACCGCCGAGTCGATCTCCGCGCTGATCCTCAAGCAGCTCGCCCAGCACGCGGAGCAGGAGACCGGCCAGGCGGTGCGGCAGGTGGTCATCACCGTGCCGGCGTACTTCGGCATGCTGGAGCGCGACGCCACCCGCAACGCCGGCCGGATCGCGGGGCTGGACGTCATCGGGATCGTGCCGGAGCCGGTCGCCGCCGCCCTGCAGTACGAGGTGAAGAGCGCCGACGGCGACAAGACCGTGCTCGTGTACGACCTCGGCGGCGGCACCTTCGACACGACCGTCATCCGGATCGCGGCGGACACCATCGACGTGCTGTGCACCGACGGCAACCAGGAGCTGGGCGGCACCGACTGGGACGACCGACTGGTCAAGCACCTCGTCGACGAGTTCGTGGCCAAGGCGTCGCCGACCCAGGACCCGGTGGACGACGAGCACTTCATGCAGGAGCTCCAGCTGACGGCCGAGGACCTCAAGCGGCAGCTGTCGCAAGTGGAGTCCCGGTCGGTCCCGCTGCGGTTCGCCGGCGGCTCCGCGATGATCGAGGTGACCCGCGCGACGTTCGAGCAGATCACCCAGGACCTGCTCGACGACACGCTGCACTACGTGGACCGCACGCTGGAGAAGCTGGCCGGGAAGCTCGGCGTCGCCGACCCGGCCCGGCACATCGACGAGGTGCTGCTGGTCGGCGGCTCCGCGAAGATGCCGGCGGTCAAGGCCCGGCTGGCGGAGAAGTACGGCTGGGAGCCGAAGATCCACGACCCCGACCTCTCGGTGGCCAAGGGCGCGGCCCGGTTCGCGCTCAGCCGGGCGCTGTGGGACTGGGACTCGGGCGACAGCGGCGCCACCCCGCCGACGGCCGCGGAGCAGCAGGCCCGCGTCTACGAGCTGGCGAAGCGGACCAACGTGAGACCGGAGGCGCTGGCCGACCTCGCCGCGAAGCAGATCACTAACGTGCTGCCCAAGGCGTTCGGCATCAAGCTCGTCGACACCGACAAGCCGGGCTGGCAGGCCGACCCGGACGCGGCCAGCTACATCGAGCACCTGGTGCACGCCGACGAGTCGTTGCCCAGCGGCCCGCATGTGCTCAACGCCGGCACCGTGGTGCCGAACCAGCGCGAGGTCGAGGTGAAGATCTACGAGCAGGCCGGCGCGACGGAGAGCCGCGAGCTGTCCGCCAACAAGCTGGTCGACCACGACAAGGGCATCATCTCCGGCCTGCCGCCGCTGCCCGCGGGCGCCCCGATCGACGTCGCCATGACGATCAACAGCGAAGGGCTGCTGACGGTCACCGCGACGGAGCCGGTCACCGAGAAGAAGCTGACCATCAACGTCCGGGTCAGCGTGCTGAGCGAGCAGGAGGTGCTGGACGCGCAGCAGCTGGTGTCCGGCCTCGCCGTGCGGGCCTAG
- a CDS encoding Hsp70 family protein: MRTLGIDLGTTYSVVATLDEHGRPIVLRNPLGEETTASVVCFESATSILVGSAARNAAPAYPDRTVALIKRQMGTDRLLSFDGVEYTPEAVSALILRALVDGVLPGRQPDQPVRAVVTVPAYFGIREREATQQACLLAGIDTLELVSEPVAAAVHYGFSETVGLGTAVVFDLGGGTFDATVLTLGGRIQVVATDGDTELGGADWDRRLVSHMLDQFTAQVRPDTDPGDDEVFMSELELAAERAKRALSTTAVQRVPLWYAGRGATITISRADFEAATRDLVDSASQCLRRLLAAAGRAGVSEVDHCLLVGGSSRMPMIAATLADEFGWQPRLFDPDLAVAKGAALRAHQILRMPVSEKTWAPRPRRAAEAPGGADISARGPVPTLGGPAAEPDPPAGATGLAAHPVAAVVARGLGPLVHDSHDKSGQRRYVWHVVHQNDPLPVVDRQITLATILDGQASIRIEVYEQAGAVESAEVDDNRLVLDGELSGLPPGLPAGSPIQLTLRIGLDGRLSLVATEPKSGAALTIEACIDGVLDGSGRERAARSLAGLAVRQ, translated from the coding sequence ATGAGGACGCTCGGCATCGACCTCGGCACCACGTACTCGGTGGTGGCCACGCTCGACGAGCACGGACGCCCGATCGTGCTGCGCAACCCGCTCGGCGAGGAGACCACCGCGTCGGTCGTCTGCTTCGAGTCGGCCACCTCGATCCTGGTCGGCTCCGCCGCCCGCAACGCCGCTCCGGCGTACCCGGATCGCACGGTCGCTCTCATCAAGCGGCAGATGGGCACCGACCGGCTGCTGTCCTTCGACGGCGTCGAGTACACCCCGGAGGCGGTGTCGGCGCTGATCCTGCGCGCCCTCGTGGACGGCGTACTGCCGGGGCGGCAACCGGACCAGCCCGTGCGGGCGGTGGTCACCGTGCCGGCGTACTTCGGCATCCGCGAGCGGGAGGCCACCCAGCAGGCGTGCCTGCTCGCCGGCATCGACACGCTGGAGCTGGTCAGCGAGCCGGTCGCCGCCGCCGTCCACTATGGCTTCTCGGAGACGGTCGGGCTCGGTACCGCCGTGGTGTTCGACCTGGGCGGCGGCACGTTCGACGCCACCGTGCTCACGCTCGGCGGGCGCATCCAGGTGGTGGCGACGGACGGCGACACCGAGCTCGGCGGCGCGGACTGGGACCGGCGGCTGGTCTCGCACATGCTCGACCAGTTCACCGCGCAGGTCCGCCCGGACACCGACCCCGGCGACGACGAGGTGTTCATGAGCGAGCTGGAGCTCGCCGCGGAGCGCGCCAAGCGGGCCCTGTCCACCACGGCCGTGCAGCGCGTCCCGCTGTGGTATGCCGGCCGCGGCGCCACCATCACGATCAGCCGGGCGGACTTCGAGGCCGCCACCCGCGACCTCGTGGACAGCGCGTCGCAGTGCCTGCGCCGGCTGCTGGCCGCCGCCGGGCGCGCCGGCGTGTCCGAAGTGGACCATTGCCTGCTCGTCGGCGGGTCGAGCCGGATGCCGATGATCGCGGCCACGCTGGCGGACGAGTTCGGCTGGCAGCCGCGCCTGTTCGACCCGGACCTGGCCGTGGCCAAGGGCGCCGCGCTGCGCGCACACCAGATCCTGCGGATGCCGGTGTCGGAGAAGACGTGGGCGCCGCGCCCGCGGCGGGCCGCGGAAGCGCCGGGCGGCGCCGACATCTCCGCCCGCGGGCCGGTGCCGACGCTGGGCGGCCCGGCCGCCGAGCCGGACCCGCCGGCGGGCGCCACCGGCCTCGCCGCCCACCCGGTGGCCGCCGTCGTGGCCCGCGGCCTCGGCCCGCTCGTGCACGACAGCCACGACAAGTCCGGGCAGCGCCGGTACGTCTGGCACGTCGTGCACCAGAACGACCCACTGCCCGTCGTGGACCGGCAGATCACGCTCGCGACCATCCTCGACGGGCAGGCCAGCATCCGGATCGAGGTGTACGAGCAGGCCGGCGCGGTCGAGTCGGCGGAGGTCGACGACAACCGGCTCGTGCTCGACGGCGAGCTGTCGGGCCTGCCACCCGGGCTGCCGGCCGGCTCACCGATCCAGTTGACCCTGCGGATCGGCCTGGACGGACGGCTGAGCCTGGTCGCGACCGAGCCCAAGAGCGGCGCGGCCCTGACGATCGAGGCGTGCATCGACGGGGTGCTCGACGGCAGCGGCCGGGAGCGCGCCGCGCGCAGCCTGGCCGGCCTCGCGGTACGCCAGTGA
- a CDS encoding zinc ribbon domain-containing protein, whose translation MNPLARRVSCPYCYHRIDGRRLWYQCTGRGSPGKAGCTPVPDPERERETGVFEPSRPAFAPPGRGPFSPAKASCATCGSETGIRVCPCCHTPLSTNFGGSASPLIAMVGAKGTGKTVYLHVLAHELLNGTRRRFDADVRASSGSAKIDVSSVMNDRALFAQTAQAIGGRRDPFVFEWRRPRRVTGYETTYLSFYDTAGEDLTNIGTTHDLAYLGAADALILLLDPFMIPHARDQISLPDTAVGTKESTVDVVNRVTETLRAAHGIRSSRNIKLPIAVAFAKIDAFFDLLGPDHPLVRQPAHPSAQYDDVAGQATHEHVRALLHSWEADDIDAHLRYNYANFRYFAVSSLGAAPDYDARAVHVNGVQPFRVDEPLVWLLSQFGVVRRGGA comes from the coding sequence ATGAACCCCCTCGCCCGACGGGTCTCCTGCCCGTACTGCTATCACCGGATCGACGGCCGCCGCCTGTGGTACCAGTGCACCGGCCGCGGCTCGCCGGGCAAGGCGGGCTGCACGCCGGTGCCGGATCCGGAGCGCGAGCGGGAGACGGGCGTCTTCGAGCCGTCCCGGCCGGCGTTCGCGCCGCCCGGCCGCGGCCCGTTCTCCCCGGCCAAGGCCAGCTGCGCGACGTGCGGGTCGGAGACCGGGATCCGGGTCTGCCCGTGCTGCCACACCCCGCTGTCGACCAACTTCGGCGGCTCGGCCAGCCCGCTCATCGCGATGGTGGGTGCCAAGGGCACCGGCAAGACGGTGTACCTGCATGTGCTGGCCCACGAGTTGCTCAACGGGACGCGCCGGCGGTTCGACGCCGACGTCCGCGCCTCCAGCGGATCCGCCAAGATCGACGTTTCGTCGGTCATGAACGACCGGGCGCTCTTCGCGCAGACCGCCCAGGCGATCGGCGGCCGGCGCGACCCCTTCGTGTTCGAGTGGCGCCGGCCCCGGCGGGTGACCGGGTACGAGACCACCTACCTGTCGTTCTACGACACCGCCGGCGAGGATCTGACCAACATCGGCACCACGCACGACCTGGCATATCTGGGCGCGGCTGACGCGCTGATCCTGCTGCTCGACCCGTTCATGATCCCGCACGCCCGCGACCAGATCAGCCTCCCGGACACGGCCGTGGGCACGAAAGAGTCCACTGTGGACGTCGTCAACCGGGTCACCGAGACCCTGCGAGCCGCCCACGGCATCCGATCGAGCCGGAACATCAAGCTCCCGATCGCCGTCGCGTTCGCCAAGATCGACGCCTTCTTCGACCTGCTCGGGCCGGACCACCCGCTGGTACGCCAGCCGGCCCACCCCTCGGCGCAGTACGACGACGTCGCCGGGCAGGCCACCCACGAGCACGTCCGGGCGCTGCTGCACAGCTGGGAGGCCGACGACATCGACGCCCACCTGCGCTACAACTACGCGAACTTCCGCTATTTCGCGGTCTCGTCGCTGGGTGCGGCGCCCGACTACGACGCCCGAGCCGTCCACGTCAACGGCGTGCAGCCCTTCCGGGTGGACGAGCCGCTGGTCTGGCTGCTCAGCCAGTTCGGTGTGGTGCGCCGCGGAGGAGCCTGA